Within the Emticicia oligotrophica DSM 17448 genome, the region GATGCCAAAGGATTGGCTACTCCTTTGCCAGTGATATCGTGTGCCGAACCGTGAATTGGTTCATAAACACCAGTACTATCGCCAACCGAAGCAGATGCTAACATTCCCATCGAACCTGCAATTTGAGAAGCTTCGTCAGTAAGAATATCACCAAAAAGGTTACCCGTTACTACCACATCAAATTTACGTGGGTCTTTGATAAGGAGCATGGCTGCGGCATCAACAAATTGGTGCTCGAGTTGTACTTCTGGGTAGTCTTTAGCTACTTCAAGCACCACCTCACGCCACAAACGGCTGCTTTCAAGAACGTTTGCTTTATCAACCGACATCAATCTTTTTCCACGAGTCATGGCAGCATCGAATGCTTTACGTGCGATACGCTCAACTTCGTATTTTGAATAAATCATGGTATCATAAGCAGTATTTCCTTCGTCGATACGCTCACGTTTTCCGAAGTAAACATCACCTGTTAGCTCACGGAAGAAAAGAATATCAGCTCCTTTCAAAAGCTCTGGCTTAATGCTTGAGGCTTCTAAAAGTTCATCAAAAAGTTTGATTGGGCGAAGGTTAGCATAAAGGCCTAATTCTTTACGCATTTTCAATAAACCTTGCTCTGGGCGAACCTTAGCCGAAGGGTCATTGTCGTATTTTGGGTGGCCCACTGCACCAAATAAAATGGCATCAGAGGCTTTCATTTTTACAAGTGTTTCTTCTGGAAGCGGGTCGCCAGTTGCTTCGATAGCAGCGTGACCAATAAGAGCTTCATCGTAAGTAAATTCATGGCCGAATTTCGCAGCGATTTTTTCTACTACTTTTTTACCTACGGCAGTTACTTCCTGTCCAATTCCGTCTCCTGGGACGATTAAGATATGTTTTTTCATGATTGTATTTAATTTTTATCACTTAGAATACCACGGTTGGTAGTAATCAAAGGATAAATTTTATTCCATTTTAAAATAAATACTTTAATGGTATAAACTAATGATAAACTTTGATAAATTGAAATTAAATCAAATTCAACATCTTTTGCGTGGCTTTGATGGCCGAAACCGTTTGGTCAGAATCTAAACCACGAGTTTTGAAGGTTTTTCCATTAAACTCCCAACTGATAATTGTTTCACAAAGAGCATCGGTTTTTCCACCCGGAGGAATCCTTACGGCATAGTCAGTAAGAAATGGTAAATCGACCTGTTTTTTCTTATAAATCTTCTTCAAGGCATTCATAAAGGCATCGTACTGGCCATCGCCTTGAGCACTTTCTTCGAATACCTCTTCTTCGATTTTCACCATTAAGGTAGCCGAAGGGCGAAGGTTCTTCGAATGTGTCATTACGTAGTTTAGTACGTGTACTTTCTCAGCCACCATTTCACTATCCAATACGTCAGAGATAATATATGGGAGGTCTTCCTTCGTAACAACCTCTTTTCTATCACCTAATTCGATAATGCGTTGGGTAACTTTCTTTACCTCTTCAGGCGAAAGTGAAATACCTATTTCTTGTAGGTTTTTTTCGATATTGGCCTTACCAGATGTTTTCCCTAAAGCATACTTTCTTATACGTCCGAAACGCTCGGGCATTAAATCGTTGAAGTAAAGATTGTTTTTATTATCTCCATCGGCGTGAATTCCAGCAGTTTGTGTAAAAACATTTTCGCCAATGACTGGCTTATTTACTGGAATTCCAAAACCAGAAAACGATTCAACAACTTTACTAACGGTGTAGAGCGATTTTTCAACAACCCGTGTTTTTACTTCTGGCATGAAGTCGTTGATAACGGCTATCGTACTCGATAATGGAGCGTTGCCCGTACGCTCACCCATTCCATTAACGGTTAGGTGTAGGCCATGTACGCCCGCACGGATAGCCTCCATCACGTTTGCTACGCTTAGGTCATAATCATTATGAGCGTGAAAATCGAAATGTTGATTCGGATAACGCTCAACGATTGCCTTAATGTATTCGTAGGTTTCGTATGGGGTAAGTACGCCCAATGTATCAGGTAGCAAGATTCGCTTGATAGGTTGAGTACTCAGAAAATCGAAGAATTGAAAAACATATTCTCTCGAATTTCGCATACCATTACTCCAATCTTCTAAGTAAACATTGGCATCAATACCTTTCGATTGTGCCAAAGAAATCACTTGTTCGATTTCAGCGAAATGCTGCTCAGGTGTTTTCTTTAATTGGTGTATTAGATGGTTTAATGAACCTTTCGTAAGCAAATTCATTACCTTAGCACCCGCTTGTAGCATCCAATTAACCGACGCTTCACCATCAACAAAAGTTAAAACTTCTACTTTATCGAGCAAATGATGTTCTTTTGCCCAATTTGTGATTTTCTGTACTGCCAATAATTCTCCTTCAGAGACACGAGCCGAAGCAACCTCGATTCTATCGACTTTTACTTCAGTAAGCAACATCTGTGCGATGGCTAATTTTTCAGAAGCCGAAAAAGATACTCCGCTGGTTTGTTCGCCATCGCGGAGTGTTGTATCCATTATTTCAAGATTGCGTTTCGCTATTTGCTGTTGACTATTGGTGTCTTCTTTTGAAGCCATTTTCATAAGGATATATCATTTATGATAAGCAAAAGCCTTTAAAAATCAGCTAAAAGCCAAATTTAAAAGCTAATGGCTTTTTAGTAAAGACTCTTTTCTGCAAATGCAGCAATATCGGCCTTCATAGCTTGAAGATAATCAATATCATCATAGCCATTCATTAGGTTATTTTTCTTGTAACCGTTGATACTGAAACCTTCAGACTCGCCAGTTGCCAAGATAGTCACCTTTTGTTCTGGAAGGTTTACTTCAAGCTCAGTATTTGGGTCGGCCTCAATAGCAGAAAAGATTTTATGTAAAAACTCTGGGCTAACCTGTACTGGAAGGATACCAATATTGAGGGAATTACCTTTGAAAATATCAGCAAAGAAGCTTGAAATTACGCAACGAAAACCATAATCGTAGATAGCCCATGCAGCATGCTCACGGCTTGAACCACTACCAAAGTTACGACCACCTACAAGGATTTTGCCTGAATAAATAGGATTATTCAATACGAAATCAGCTTTTGGTGTATCATCAGCGTTATAACGCCAGTCTCTGAATAGGTTTTTATCAAAATCTACACGGCTCGTCGCTTTCAAGAAACGAGCAGGAATGATTTGGTCTGTATCCACATTTTCGATGGGCATCGGAACTGCGGTGCTTTTAAGTACTGTAAATTTATCGTATGCCATTTTTTAGAATATTTTTTACCACTTAGATACACAACCACATATTTAGTCTCTTACTGAAAACTTATACTTTAGTGTTCGTTAGTGGTGAACTTTAGAATTTGATTATAAAAGCTCTCTTGGGTCAGTAACTTTACCTGTTACAGCCGCCGCCGCAGCTACCAATGGAGAAGCTAAGAGTGTACGTGAGCCAGGCCCTTGACGACCTTCAAAGTTTCGGTTTGAAGTAGAAACGGCGTATTTTCCTGCAGGAATTTTATCGTCGTTCATAGCCAAACATGCCGAACACCCTGGTTGGCGAAGTGTGAAGCCAGCATCAGTAAGAATATCTAAGATACCTTCTTCTTTGATTTGGCTTTCTACGATATGCGAGCCTGGTACTAACCATGCTGTTACATTATCTGCTTTCTTGCGGCCTTTCACTACCGACGCAAATGCACGGAAATCTTCGATACGACCGTTTGTACAGCTACCCAAGAAAACGTAGTCGATTGGTTTGCCGATGATTTGCTCATTTTCAGCAAAACCCATATAGCTCAACGATTTAGCATAAGAAGCGGCACCGTCTAATACTTCAGCAGCTGTAGGGATATTTTTCGAAATACCTGTTCCTAAACCAGGGTTTGTACCATAAGTAATCTGTGGCTCAATTTCAGAGGCATCGAAAGTATATTCGATATCAAAAGTAGCACCTTCATCAGTTTTAAGCGTTTTCCAGTATGCCAATGCTTTATCCCATGCCTCGCCTTTTGGAGCTTGTTCACGGCCATTGATATAAGCAAAAGTAGTTTCGTCAGGTGCAACCATACCTCCTCTCGCACCCATTTCAATCGACATATTACAAACAGTCATACGACCTTCCATTGTCATGTTTTCGAAAACTTCACCAGCATATTCACAGAAATAGCCAGTAGCACCTGCTGCCGAAAGTTTAGAGATGATGAAAAGCGTTACGTCTTTTGGTAAAACTCCTTTTCCTAATTTACCATTGATTGTTACACGCATTTTCTTTGGTTTTGGCTGCATGATACATTGCGAAGAAAGAACCATCTCTACTTCTGATGTACCGATACCAAAAGCAATTGCACCAAATGCACCATGAGTAGAAGTATGCGAGTCTCCACAAACGATTGTCATACCCGGAAGTGTAATACCATTCTCTGGCCCTACTACGTGTACGATACCATTTTTTTGATGACCTAAGCCCCAGTGCGAAATACCATATTTATTAGCATTGGTTTCGAGTGCTTTCAACTGATTTGCCGAAAGTGGGTCTTGTACTGGCAAGTGTTGGTTGATAGTTGGTGTATTGTGGTCAGCCGTAGCAAATGTACGGTTAGGGTAAAGTACACCGATGCCACGACTTTCGAGGCCTAAAAACGCAACTGGACTTGTTACTTCGTGAATGAAGTGGCGGTCGATAAATAAAACATCGGGACCGTCTTCGATATTACGAACAACGTGTGCATCCCATACTTTGTCAAATAATGTTTTTGGTGCTGACATATTGATTTTAATTGTTTTAATGCGATTTTGTTTTTTGTTTTTTCGCCGTAGAGACAGGGCAATGCCCTGTCTCTACATATTGCCCTGTCTCTACGGGGTCGATGGGGGCAATTTTATCATTAGGTTCAATGATATTTTCATCCATACCATTTTTATTCAAAATCAAAATTCCATGAATATGATTAGGCATCACAATAAATTCACCCAATTCAATAAATGGAAAATGTTTGGGGATTTCATACCAAAAGCCCTGCACAATCGCACCAACGGTCGAAAGTCTCAATTTACCTTTTTCACACTCCCCTAAAAAATATTGTCGGTTTTTTGTACAAATCGTAATGAAATACGCCCCATTTGTGCCGTAATCCCAGTGGGGATGCCTTGCCGAAGGAATGCGATATTTATTTTGAAATTTGTCCGCCATAGGTATGTGTGGAATAGGCGATACAAAATTGAGTATAATAACCTAATAATGATTAACGAAATACGACCAAAAAATAACGTTTTTGGTTTAATTGATTTTATTGGGCGTAAAACCGTATTTTTCTTTGAATGCTTTGATAAAATGTGATACACTTTCGTAACCTATTTCGAGGCTAATCTCTGAAACATTCTTTGGGGAGTTTTGAAGCAGGAAGTAGGCATATTCTAACCTTTTATTTTTAATCCATGCGGCTGGAGAGGTATGAAATTGCTGTTCGAAGTCGCGTTTAAAGGCAGAAAGGCTTCGGCCAGAAATCTGTGCCAGTTCGGCAATTGAGAGTGGCTTGAGATAGTAGTTTTCGAGAAAATAGGCTAAATCTAACTTTTGTCCTTGGTAAATATTAAAGAGTGTTTGTCGAAATTGATTGGTAGGGTCGAGTTCAATTAAATGAAGCATTAATTCATTAAATTTTAGCTTCAAAAATTGATTCATGAGTTTAGTACGTGTACTGAAAAACGGAATGAGTGAATCGACAAATTTATCGAAGTTTTCGCTGCTTTCTAAACTCAAAATTTGTTCGATTGCATTTTCGGTTAAATCTTCAAATAAACTAAGATTTTGCCCTACGAACTCTTTCAATAGTTTTTCGGGAAAGAAAAAAACCAAACTTCGGTAATTGACATCAATCGATTCATTCATTGAGTAGCAGCCACGTTGAAAAAATAAGATTTGCCCTTTTTGTACATGAATATCTTGGGTGGGTGAAATGAATTTTTTCTCGCCTTCAAGTACATAAATAATGGCGTGTTCCTCAAAGAAAATCTCATTTTTTGAAGGATAAATATTGTTTCTATAAGCCACGAAAGTCATGTCTTGAATCTGCAATGATTCAAATTCTTTCGGACTTATAGAAGAAGGAACACGAAGCATATTTTATACATTAATTCAGTCTTAAAGATAATAGTATTTTAAATAAAAACCCTCTCGTTGATGAGAGGGTTTTGTATATACTTCATCAATAAACCTTCTCATAATATTCTGTTGCCATTCGGTCGGCATCAAAGAAAGCATTTACATCATTCATACTTTGCAAAACCATTTTTTGCCATTGCTCTGGTTGATCATAATACATAGGCAAAATTTTATTTTCGAGCATATCAAGCATATTATGTATATCTACTCTGTCTCTTTCCCAATCAGGCGAGTGTGGAGCATCTGGTACTACGAAGGCATTGTTTTCGTTGGCAAATTCACAAATCCAGCCATCAAATGTTGAGAAATTCAAAGAGGCATTCATGGCAGCCGTCATACCGCTTGTTCCAGATGCTTCACGCGTAACAATCGGTGTATTGAGCCAAACATCAGAACCATCCTTAATGAGTTTCGATAAGCTTAATTCATGACCCGTAAGT harbors:
- the leuB gene encoding 3-isopropylmalate dehydrogenase encodes the protein MKKHILIVPGDGIGQEVTAVGKKVVEKIAAKFGHEFTYDEALIGHAAIEATGDPLPEETLVKMKASDAILFGAVGHPKYDNDPSAKVRPEQGLLKMRKELGLYANLRPIKLFDELLEASSIKPELLKGADILFFRELTGDVYFGKRERIDEGNTAYDTMIYSKYEVERIARKAFDAAMTRGKRLMSVDKANVLESSRLWREVVLEVAKDYPEVQLEHQFVDAAAMLLIKDPRKFDVVVTGNLFGDILTDEASQIAGSMGMLASASVGDSTGVYEPIHGSAHDITGKGVANPLASVLSAALMLDISFGLKAESEAIITAVDATLKAGFRTRDIADANTPADMILGTEAMGEQILSKL
- a CDS encoding alpha-isopropylmalate synthase regulatory domain-containing protein: MKMASKEDTNSQQQIAKRNLEIMDTTLRDGEQTSGVSFSASEKLAIAQMLLTEVKVDRIEVASARVSEGELLAVQKITNWAKEHHLLDKVEVLTFVDGEASVNWMLQAGAKVMNLLTKGSLNHLIHQLKKTPEQHFAEIEQVISLAQSKGIDANVYLEDWSNGMRNSREYVFQFFDFLSTQPIKRILLPDTLGVLTPYETYEYIKAIVERYPNQHFDFHAHNDYDLSVANVMEAIRAGVHGLHLTVNGMGERTGNAPLSSTIAVINDFMPEVKTRVVEKSLYTVSKVVESFSGFGIPVNKPVIGENVFTQTAGIHADGDNKNNLYFNDLMPERFGRIRKYALGKTSGKANIEKNLQEIGISLSPEEVKKVTQRIIELGDRKEVVTKEDLPYIISDVLDSEMVAEKVHVLNYVMTHSKNLRPSATLMVKIEEEVFEESAQGDGQYDAFMNALKKIYKKKQVDLPFLTDYAVRIPPGGKTDALCETIISWEFNGKTFKTRGLDSDQTVSAIKATQKMLNLI
- the leuD gene encoding 3-isopropylmalate dehydratase small subunit: MAYDKFTVLKSTAVPMPIENVDTDQIIPARFLKATSRVDFDKNLFRDWRYNADDTPKADFVLNNPIYSGKILVGGRNFGSGSSREHAAWAIYDYGFRCVISSFFADIFKGNSLNIGILPVQVSPEFLHKIFSAIEADPNTELEVNLPEQKVTILATGESEGFSINGYKKNNLMNGYDDIDYLQAMKADIAAFAEKSLY
- the leuC gene encoding 3-isopropylmalate dehydratase large subunit → MSAPKTLFDKVWDAHVVRNIEDGPDVLFIDRHFIHEVTSPVAFLGLESRGIGVLYPNRTFATADHNTPTINQHLPVQDPLSANQLKALETNANKYGISHWGLGHQKNGIVHVVGPENGITLPGMTIVCGDSHTSTHGAFGAIAFGIGTSEVEMVLSSQCIMQPKPKKMRVTINGKLGKGVLPKDVTLFIISKLSAAGATGYFCEYAGEVFENMTMEGRMTVCNMSIEMGARGGMVAPDETTFAYINGREQAPKGEAWDKALAYWKTLKTDEGATFDIEYTFDASEIEPQITYGTNPGLGTGISKNIPTAAEVLDGAASYAKSLSYMGFAENEQIIGKPIDYVFLGSCTNGRIEDFRAFASVVKGRKKADNVTAWLVPGSHIVESQIKEEGILDILTDAGFTLRQPGCSACLAMNDDKIPAGKYAVSTSNRNFEGRQGPGSRTLLASPLVAAAAAVTGKVTDPRELL
- a CDS encoding transposase → MADKFQNKYRIPSARHPHWDYGTNGAYFITICTKNRQYFLGECEKGKLRLSTVGAIVQGFWYEIPKHFPFIELGEFIVMPNHIHGILILNKNGMDENIIEPNDKIAPIDPVETGQYVETGHCPVSTAKKQKTKSH
- a CDS encoding helix-turn-helix transcriptional regulator — encoded protein: MLRVPSSISPKEFESLQIQDMTFVAYRNNIYPSKNEIFFEEHAIIYVLEGEKKFISPTQDIHVQKGQILFFQRGCYSMNESIDVNYRSLVFFFPEKLLKEFVGQNLSLFEDLTENAIEQILSLESSENFDKFVDSLIPFFSTRTKLMNQFLKLKFNELMLHLIELDPTNQFRQTLFNIYQGQKLDLAYFLENYYLKPLSIAELAQISGRSLSAFKRDFEQQFHTSPAAWIKNKRLEYAYFLLQNSPKNVSEISLEIGYESVSHFIKAFKEKYGFTPNKIN